The Streptomyces sp. NBC_01244 genome contains a region encoding:
- a CDS encoding VOC family protein, protein METTLQLTIDCADPRAMVTFWTEALGYVPEPAPDGHASWRAYWEGMGVPAEELPEGVGEVPESIVDPSGRGPRVWFQQVPEPKAGKNRVHLDLKVSGGRGVPMELRTRRVDETVERLTGAGATVLRVLDELETHYGVVLQDPEGNEFCVA, encoded by the coding sequence ATGGAGACCACGTTGCAACTGACCATCGACTGCGCCGATCCGCGGGCGATGGTGACGTTCTGGACCGAAGCATTGGGTTATGTGCCGGAGCCGGCGCCGGACGGGCATGCGTCCTGGCGCGCGTACTGGGAGGGCATGGGGGTGCCAGCGGAGGAGCTGCCCGAAGGGGTGGGGGAGGTGCCGGAGTCGATCGTGGATCCGTCCGGGCGGGGGCCCCGGGTGTGGTTCCAGCAGGTTCCGGAGCCCAAGGCCGGCAAGAACCGGGTGCACTTGGATCTGAAGGTCAGCGGTGGGCGCGGGGTTCCGATGGAGCTGCGGACTCGGCGGGTCGACGAAACGGTGGAGCGGCTCACCGGGGCGGGGGCGACTGTGCTCCGCGTGCTGGACGAGTTGGAGACGCACTACGGGGTGGTGCTGCAGGACCCTGAGGGGAACGAGTTTTGCGTCGCTTGA
- a CDS encoding HNH endonuclease family protein: MPSKPSSTPSVYARRLGTLASILAVASLTTLLTAPTAAASPPTPISAAAARSYLATVTPKTEGTTAGYSRDLFPHWSTVSGTCNTRETVLKRDGSGVVQDSACAAVSGSWYSEYDGATWTAASDIDIDHMVPLAEAWRSGANSWTTTKRQQFANDLTRPQLIAVTDNVNQAKGDLDPGKWLPPRTAYRCTYARMWVEVKQHWALSMDSTEKTALVNILNAC; this comes from the coding sequence ATGCCCTCCAAGCCCTCCTCCACGCCCTCCGTCTACGCGCGTCGACTCGGCACGCTCGCCTCCATACTCGCGGTGGCCTCTCTGACCACCCTCCTCACCGCCCCCACCGCCGCCGCCTCCCCTCCCACCCCCATCAGCGCCGCGGCCGCCCGCTCCTACCTCGCGACCGTCACCCCGAAGACCGAGGGCACCACCGCCGGTTACAGCCGCGACCTCTTCCCGCACTGGAGCACCGTCTCCGGCACCTGCAACACCCGCGAGACCGTCCTCAAGCGCGACGGTTCGGGCGTGGTCCAGGACTCCGCCTGCGCCGCCGTCAGCGGCAGTTGGTACTCCGAGTACGACGGCGCCACCTGGACGGCCGCCTCCGACATCGACATCGACCACATGGTCCCCCTCGCCGAGGCCTGGCGTTCCGGCGCCAACTCCTGGACCACCACCAAGCGCCAGCAGTTCGCCAACGACCTCACCCGCCCCCAGCTCATCGCGGTCACGGACAACGTGAACCAGGCGAAGGGCGACCTCGACCCCGGCAAGTGGCTGCCGCCGCGCACCGCCTACCGCTGCACCTACGCGCGCATGTGGGTCGAGGTCAAGCAGCACTGGGCCCTGAGCATGGACTCGACGGAGAAGACGGCGCTGGTCAACATCCTCAACGCCTGCTGA
- a CDS encoding alkaline phosphatase D family protein, producing MGTLRLGPLLRHVDWDAGDSATLWIEADRPCTAEVRCADGSGGSVHTFQIAGHHYALITVTGLTPDSTTAYEVLLDGLRVWPLPDSPFPASTITTPPAGRPGSTTAPDLRLTFGSCRQAAPPADRRGPHGPDALDTLAADLAADPEAVRPDVLLLLGDQVYADQLSRSTRQWLAARRDLREAPGAQVADFEEYTRLYYESWLDPEIRWLLSTVPSLHMFDDHDVIDDWNTSAAWQAEMRATPWWQERVVSGLMSYWVYQHLGNLSPAELAADPLFEAVRATPDGTDALRAFAASADADPVTVRWSYRRDFGRSRLLMVDTRAARVLAEDGRAMLDPAERQWLRENALAGHGGYDHLLIGSSLPWLMPPLVHDAEVWNAALCRGERGPRWARIGENLRRRSDLEHWAAFPASFAMLSDLIEEVGTGPRAPATVCVLSGDVHHAYVAEPRIPSTAQVFQLTCSPVHNSIHTAVKWGFRLGWSRLGRWLGRGFSRHGRTGRPPLSWRRTGGPWFGNQLMTLALSGRSARLSLDQARKGPRLVKVLDRDLTPPH from the coding sequence ATGGGGACATTGCGCCTGGGACCGCTGCTGCGCCACGTCGACTGGGACGCGGGCGACTCCGCCACGCTGTGGATCGAGGCGGATCGCCCGTGCACCGCCGAGGTGCGCTGCGCCGACGGCTCCGGCGGCAGCGTCCACACCTTCCAGATAGCCGGCCACCACTACGCCCTGATCACCGTCACCGGCCTCACCCCTGACTCCACCACGGCCTACGAGGTCCTCCTCGACGGTCTCCGGGTCTGGCCGCTGCCCGACAGCCCGTTCCCCGCGAGCACCATCACCACCCCTCCCGCGGGCAGGCCGGGCTCCACGACCGCTCCCGACCTCCGCCTGACCTTCGGCTCCTGCCGCCAGGCCGCCCCGCCGGCCGACCGGCGCGGACCGCACGGCCCCGACGCGCTCGACACCCTCGCCGCCGATCTGGCCGCCGACCCGGAGGCGGTGCGGCCCGACGTCCTGCTCCTCCTCGGCGACCAGGTGTACGCGGACCAGCTCTCCCGCTCCACCCGCCAGTGGCTGGCGGCCCGGCGGGACCTCCGCGAGGCCCCCGGAGCCCAGGTCGCGGACTTCGAGGAGTACACGCGGCTCTACTACGAGTCCTGGCTCGACCCGGAGATCCGCTGGCTCCTGTCCACCGTCCCGAGCCTGCACATGTTCGACGACCACGACGTCATCGACGACTGGAACACCAGCGCCGCATGGCAGGCGGAGATGCGCGCCACGCCGTGGTGGCAGGAGAGGGTGGTCAGCGGCCTGATGTCGTATTGGGTGTATCAGCACCTCGGCAACCTCTCCCCCGCCGAGCTGGCGGCCGACCCCTTGTTCGAGGCGGTCCGGGCGACCCCCGACGGCACCGACGCGCTACGGGCCTTCGCCGCCTCGGCGGACGCCGACCCGGTCACGGTCCGCTGGAGCTACCGTCGCGACTTCGGCCGGTCCCGGCTGCTGATGGTGGACACCCGGGCGGCCCGGGTGCTCGCCGAGGACGGGCGGGCCATGCTCGACCCGGCGGAGCGGCAGTGGCTCCGCGAGAACGCCCTGGCAGGACACGGGGGGTACGACCACCTCCTCATCGGCTCGTCACTGCCCTGGCTGATGCCGCCGCTCGTACACGACGCGGAGGTGTGGAACGCCGCGCTGTGCCGCGGGGAGCGGGGCCCGAGGTGGGCCCGGATCGGGGAGAACCTGCGCCGGCGGAGCGACCTCGAGCACTGGGCGGCGTTCCCGGCCTCGTTCGCGATGCTCAGCGACCTGATCGAGGAGGTGGGCACGGGCCCGCGCGCGCCCGCGACGGTGTGCGTGCTCTCAGGGGACGTGCACCACGCGTACGTGGCCGAACCGCGAATACCGAGCACGGCTCAGGTGTTCCAGCTCACCTGTTCCCCGGTCCACAACTCCATCCACACAGCGGTGAAATGGGGCTTCCGGCTGGGCTGGTCACGGCTGGGCCGGTGGCTGGGCCGGGGCTTCTCCCGGCACGGCCGGACGGGACGGCCCCCGCTGAGCTGGCGGCGTACGGGCGGCCCGTGGTTCGGCAACCAGCTCATGACCCTCGCACTGTCCGGGCGCTCCGCGCGGCTGAGCCTGGACCAGGCACGCAAGGGCCCCCGCCTGGTGAAGGTCCTGGACCGCGACCTCACGCCTCCCCACTGA
- a CDS encoding DedA family protein, translating into MLETLGSLTSSPWIYALVALSILLDVFLPVLPSGVLVITAAAAAAAAAGAAGPVPVQSRVPDILALLVTAVTASVLGDMAAYRLARRGGARLDRAIARSRRLTRAHERLGTALARGGGALVVIARFAPAGRSVVSLGAGKTQRKVREFLPWSVLAAIAWAGYSIALGYFGTQWLGTTWLGTAVSLIALFAAGALAAYVVRRPTPTPTA; encoded by the coding sequence TTGCTTGAGACTCTGGGCTCGCTGACTTCGAGCCCATGGATCTACGCCCTCGTGGCGCTGTCCATCCTGCTCGACGTGTTCCTGCCGGTGCTGCCGAGCGGGGTACTGGTGATCACGGCTGCGGCTGCCGCCGCGGCGGCGGCCGGGGCCGCGGGACCCGTGCCCGTGCAGTCCCGGGTGCCGGACATCCTGGCGCTGCTGGTGACGGCCGTCACCGCCTCGGTACTGGGCGACATGGCCGCGTACCGGCTGGCCCGACGCGGCGGGGCCCGCCTCGACCGGGCCATCGCCCGCTCCCGCCGGCTGACCCGGGCCCACGAGCGCCTCGGCACCGCCCTCGCGCGCGGCGGCGGCGCCCTGGTGGTGATCGCCCGCTTCGCCCCGGCCGGCCGCTCGGTGGTCTCCCTCGGCGCGGGCAAGACCCAACGCAAGGTCAGGGAGTTCCTGCCCTGGTCGGTCCTGGCCGCCATCGCCTGGGCCGGCTACAGCATCGCCCTCGGCTACTTCGGCACCCAGTGGCTGGGCACCACCTGGCTCGGCACCGCGGTCTCCCTGATCGCCCTCTTCGCCGCAGGCGCCCTGGCAGCCTACGTAGTCCGCCGCCCCACCCCCACACCCACCGCCTAA
- a CDS encoding universal stress protein: protein MDQTPRPVIAAVDGSAHGNRALEWAISQSLMAGAPLRIVHARLSMNSIGAALPGAFGEPVLDDDPVLIRVRP from the coding sequence ATGGACCAGACCCCTCGCCCCGTGATCGCCGCCGTCGACGGTTCCGCACACGGCAACCGGGCCCTGGAATGGGCCATCTCCCAGTCCCTGATGGCTGGGGCCCCGCTGCGCATCGTGCACGCCCGCCTCTCCATGAACAGCATCGGCGCGGCCCTGCCCGGAGCCTTCGGCGAGCCGGTCCTCGACGACGACCCCGTACTGATCCGGGTCCGTCCGTGA
- a CDS encoding universal stress protein, which produces MVLGCRRGRGGFAGLLLGSNGIACAGQAACPVVVVPCAEPPVHDPYGQVVLGLNSAAPDPSTTYFAFREAARRGARLQAVVAYAWPGRTFTTADAIATAAHEKTANAHEVTALTSAHLRPYAERFPEVEIEQVSAPGDAAGHLVAASQAADLNVIGRHRKRPLSPRLGSVTNAVLLHTGCPVAVVPLEEDAVPAAA; this is translated from the coding sequence ATGGTCCTCGGCTGCCGCCGCGGCCGCGGCGGCTTCGCCGGCCTCCTGCTCGGCTCGAACGGCATCGCCTGCGCCGGCCAGGCAGCCTGCCCGGTGGTGGTCGTCCCGTGCGCCGAGCCCCCCGTGCACGACCCGTACGGGCAAGTCGTACTCGGCCTCAACAGCGCGGCCCCCGACCCGAGCACGACCTACTTCGCCTTCCGCGAGGCGGCCCGGCGCGGGGCCCGGCTCCAGGCCGTCGTCGCGTACGCCTGGCCCGGCCGGACCTTCACCACCGCCGACGCCATCGCCACGGCCGCGCACGAGAAGACCGCCAACGCCCACGAGGTCACGGCCCTGACCTCCGCGCACCTGCGCCCGTACGCCGAACGGTTCCCGGAGGTGGAGATCGAGCAGGTGTCGGCGCCCGGCGACGCGGCCGGCCACCTGGTCGCCGCCTCCCAGGCCGCTGACCTGAACGTCATCGGCCGCCACCGCAAGCGCCCGCTCTCCCCGCGCCTGGGCTCCGTCACCAACGCGGTACTGCTCCACACCGGCTGCCCCGTCGCGGTGGTCCCCCTGGAAGAAGACGCCGTCCCGGCAGCCGCCTGA